A part of Salmo trutta chromosome 15, fSalTru1.1, whole genome shotgun sequence genomic DNA contains:
- the LOC115149035 gene encoding mitochondrial uncoupling protein 2, which produces MVGFRPADVPPTAAVKFIGAGTAACIADLFTFPLDTAKVRLQIQGEGKGAAASHGTAVRYRGVFGTITTMVRTEGARSLYSGLVAGLHRQMSFASVRIGLYDSVKSFYTKGSDHVGIGSRLLAGCTTGAMAVALAQPTDVVKVRFQAQTSSSGLNRRYHGTMEAYKTIAKEEGIRGLWRGTGPNIARNAIVNCTELVTYDLIKDLLIRNTPLTDDLPCHFTSAFGAGFCTTVIASPVDVVKTRYLNSALGQYSGALNCAIAMVTKEGPLAFYKGFMPSFLRLGSWNVVMFVTYEQLKRAIMAARQNYTTPL; this is translated from the exons ATGGTTGGATTCAGACCTGCTGATGTGCCCCCAACCGCTGCTGTGAAGTTTATTGGTGCTGGAACAGCGGCCTGCATTGCTGATTTATTCACCTTTCCATTGGACACAGCCAAAGTCCGGCTACAG ATCCAGGGAGAGGGGAAAGGTGCGGCAGCTAGTCATGGCACGGCAGTGCGGTATCGGGGCGTGTTTGGTACCATCACCACCATGGTGCGTACAGAAGGTGCCAGGAGCCTCTACAGCGGGCTGGTGGCAGGGCTCCATAGGCAGATGAGCTTCGCCTCTGTCCGCATTGGCCTTTACGACTCTGTCAAGTCATTCTACACCAAAGGCTCTGACC ATGTAGGGATTGGCAGTCGTCTGCTGGCGGGCTGTACCACTGGAGCCATGGCAGTCGCATTAGCCCAACCCACAGATGTGGTGAAGGTGCGCTTTCAGGCACAGACTAGTTCCTCTGGGCTAAACCGGCGTTACCATGGCACCATGGAggcctacaagaccatcgccaaggaAGAGGGCATCCGTGGCCTGTGGAGAG GTACTGGCCCAAACATTGCCCGCAATGCTATCGTGAACTGCACTGAACTGGTTACATATGACCTAATCAAAGACCTACTTATTAGAAACACACCCCTGACTG ATGACCTCCCCTGCCACTTCACATCTGCATTCGGTGCAGGATTCTGCACCACTGTGATTGCCTCTCCTGTGGATGTGGTGAAGACGAGATATCTGAACTCTGCCCTCGGCCAGTACAGCGGCGCCCTCAACTGCGCTATTGCCATGGTGACCAAGGAGGGACCCCTTGCCTTCTACAAAGG GTTCATGCCCTCTTTTCTCCGACTGGGCTCGTGGAACGTGGTGATGTTTGTTACATATGAGCAGCTGAAACGTGCCATTATGGCTGCCCGCCAAAACTACACCACTCCTCTGTAG
- the LOC115149036 gene encoding protein phosphatase methylesterase 1 has translation MEKQLHLNVLASRPPVSGGLQSRSKMRMGPGRKRDFSPLSWSEYFEAMEDVEVENDNAKDTFRIYCSGQHGPVLLLLHGGGHSALSWAVFTAVIYNRINCRVVAMDLRAHGDTKVKNSDDLSAETMAKDIGKVVEALYGENPPPIMMIGHSMGGAIAVHTAAANHVPSLLGLCVIDVVEGTAMDALNSMQNFLRSRPKTFKSVENAIEWSVKSGQIRNVESARVSMGGQVKKCEEPLNSPGVSKSISDGIIEEEEEEEEEGESNHKRKKEDDQEVKETLYTWQIDLSKTEKYWEGWFSGLSALFLSCPVPKLLLLAGVDRLDKDLTIGQMQGKFQMQVLPQCGHAVHEDAPEKVADALASFMVRHKFTEFKEGFLC, from the exons ATGGAGAAACAGTTGCATTTGAATGTGTTAGCTTCCAGACCTCCCGTGTCAGGAGGCTTGCAGTCGCGGTCTAAAATGAGAATGGG ACCTGGACGGAAGAGAGACTTCTCCCCTCTGTCCTGGAGTGAATACTTTGAAGCGATGGAAGATGTAGAAGTGGAAAACGATAACGCCAAAGAT ACGTTCAGAATCTACTGCAGCGGCCAGCATGGTCCTGTGCTGCTCCTGCTCCATGGAGGAGGCCACTCTGCTCTCTCCTGGGCTGTGTTCACT GCGGTGATATACAACAGAATTAACTGCCGGGTGGTGGCTATGGACCTCAGGGCCCATG GTGACACCAAAGTAAAGAATTCTGACGATCTCTCAGCGGAAACAATGGCCAA GGACATTGGCAAAGTGGTAGAAGCTCTCTATGGAGAAAACCCACCTCCGATCATGATGATTGGACACAGCATGGGTGGAGCTATAGCAGTTCATACCGCTGCAGCAAACCACGTGCCGTCTTTACTTGGCCTGTGTGTGATTGATGTCGTGGAAG GCACAGCAATGGATGCATTAAACAGTATGCAGAATTTCCTCAGGAGTCGACCAAAGACCTTTAAGTCTGTGGAGAATGCCATTGAGTGGAG TGTGAAGAGTGGACAGATCCGAAACGTTGAGTCAGCCCGGGTGTCCATGGGAGGCCAGGTGAAAAA ATGTGAGGAACCCCTCAACAGTCCAGGTGTCTCCAAGAGCATCAGTGATGGCATcattgaggaggaagaggaggaagaagaggaaggagaaTCCAACCACAAAAGAAAGAAGGAGGATGACCAAGAG GTGAAGGAGACCCTTTATACCTGGCAGATTGATCTGTCAAAGACAGAGAAGTACTGGGAGGGCTGGTTCAGTGGCCTGTCTGCCCTCTTCCTTTCCTGTCCTGTGCCAAAACTGCTCCTGCTCGCTG GTGTGGACAGGCTTGACAAAGATCTCACAATTGGACAGATGCAAG ggaagttccagatgcaGGTGCTCCCTCAGTGTGGCCATGCTGTCCATGAGGACGCCCCTGAAAAA GTAGCAGACGCTCTGGCCTCATTCATGGTCCGTCACAAGTTCACTGAATTTAAGGAGGGTTTCCTGTG CTAA